A window from Betta splendens chromosome 1, fBetSpl5.4, whole genome shotgun sequence encodes these proteins:
- the LOC114861006 gene encoding complement C3-like: MGLWTLNTGILIVTLLCSSNGQRPRWQDRFTSIDRYWEIHDTKKTKDSVSSSPRFTLLTPDLLRADSEENIYLQAHGLSSAVTVSIVIRDFSKTVMILQDSVKLGPDNGFHALKPILLSSDLLNREEKKNKFVNMMVTFGGFHIEERVMMVSFHSGYIFIQTDKPIYNPGDTVRFRAFVSSPSFKAFDNHLSIEIQNSDGVAVKQSSEVSAVDGVYSDTFQLTDFVNEGTWIVTAKLDHWQQNTFRSRFEVKRYVLPAFNVTLTPAKSFLSLEDRELEVKVSARYLFGELVQGTAYVVFGVKSNNQMKRLPSVKQVSNLDGGVVRLTMEELRRAYPESKSLVGSSVYVKASVLTKSGSDLVEAERTGIKIVDSPFVLQLKDFPQYFKPGLPFDLTVQVSHHDGSPSRNVPVKLNLLDETVTVSSGSTRVTINMPSEQGPQTITAETAQAALRPDQQARTHIRVEAYTPHSQVQQNYLYISAGTNSASVGDRLSLKLIITTADKTHRDLIQQVTYLVLSKGRILSAERVDVSNQLITTVGLTVTADMLPSFRFVAFYSIPWSAQEEVVSDSIWIDVVDSCVGGLRVGPVGGVARDYLPGRSFGFNIKGDPGAKVSLVTVDNAVYLLNKDRLTQRKIWETVENGDMGCSHGGGRDAKGVFTDAGLFFFSSTGVKTEIRQTLRCPGGARRRRSADLLRRKAQLESLYKEKLENRCCKDALREVPMPYSCTRRSLYITEGWECMRAFRYCCSTYRDQVFDTDQPTTPPPTTTAPPIVSRHFGRFIERIDGPLFEVPRLSPRVLLRSQPALNAVVQGIPAAAAAGAAIAGADVEEEEEFEDLEYMDVNDVYLRTKFYESWLWMDVKLPSSTGADGLASKNVDSALPDSITEWGLLAVSASPQTGFCVAEPYNFRAWKEFFVDLKLPYSVAKNEQVEIKAVIHNYAEAELQVRVILMKTKDMCSVAFKDAHTQQLKVPAGSSVTVPYTIVPLVVGKLPIEVMVAAGDMMGGDRIQKSLHVVMDGVQKSDVWSVMLNPSAEGGKQVVRRVKVELESVVPNSVPETFINVRGNVLADSIDNSISQDSLASLIQMPGGCVEQNLASITLPLIATLYLDRTNDWETVGVQRKAEAVSYITRGYKNQLAYKRKDGSYPPYRSEGASTWITAYVVKVFSMAYSIIGVDEQHVCDPLLYLVNNKHRLPQGSFVEDNPVYSTTMTGGLRGDDSETTLTAFVLIALAEAKQAGIRCSAQAAAEQVKSATDKTAEYLRAALKTAGRRPYTVAIASYALALLDKDQPFDPTQALLRAAAPDRSHWPDRHNRLFTLEATGYALLALVKLGRLEEAAAPFKWLNSQRGRGGGFGSTQSTMVVLHALSEYLIRRPPPGDLSLDVDVRLTGRKEIRYAFNPTSAYAVRSSRLPANSDLEVEARGNGEGILEVVTYYNQVHEADEKKPCSDFELSVAIEESSEKPPAEVEKSYQLTIKVRTLGPRDVRMVVLDISLPTGFTPETSDLEKLSNSVDRYINNFQVVDNLSERGSLIIHLFKVSHKESEILMFRLQQNFKVGLLQPSSVTVYEYYNPDHRCSRTYSPKEDKEALTQICKDSVCRCTQGDCCISKADSEQFLNKEREVFACKSLHHVYQVKVLSVSESYYDRYEMEITRVIKLGLESSVEVGQTRSFLSHGGCRDGLNLKQGSQYLIMGPEVDQWTIDTETNKYIYMLGKDTWVELWPSAEEAASSAALQAKSRSLSEAAHELSVYSCRL; the protein is encoded by the exons ATGGGTCTGTGGACGCTGAATACAGGCATTTTAATCGTCacgctcctctgcagctccaatGGACAGAG ACCACGCTGGCAAGAcag ATTTACTTCTATTGACAGATACTGGGAAATCCACGA cacaaaaaaaacaaaggacagCGTGAGTTCATCGCCCag GTTCACGCTGCTGACCCCAGACCTGCTGAGGGCCGACTCTGAGGAGAACATCTACCTGCAGGCACACGGCCTGTCCTCCGCCGTCACCGTCTCCATCGTCATCCGCGACTTCAGTAAAACAGTCATGATCCTCCAGGACTCGGTCAAACTCGGCCCAGACAACGGATTCCATGCCCTCAAACCCATCCTG CTTTCTTCTGATCTCTTGAATcgtgaggagaaaaaaaacaagtttgtgAACATGATGGTGACTTTCGGGGGCTTCCATATTGAGGAGCGGGTCATGATGGTGTCCTTTCATTCTGGATACATCTTCATCCAGACAGACAAGCCCATCTATAACCCTGGAGACACCG TTCGGTTCAGAGCCTTTGTGTCCTCTCCATCCTTTAAGGCCTTTGACAACCACTTAAGTATAGAAATCCAG AATTCTGATGGTGTAGCTGTGAAACAGAGCAGCGAGGTCAGCGCTGTCGATGGAGTCTATTCTGACACATTTCAGCTCACTGACTTCGTCAA TGAAGGAACGTGGATCGTGACTGCGAAATTGGACCActggcagcagaacacgttcagGTCTCGGTTTGAAGTGAAGCGATACG TGCTTCCTGCCTTCAATGTGACCTTGACCCCTGCAAAGTCCTTCTTGAGCCTGGAGGACAGAGAGCTGGAGGTGAAGGTCTCAGCCAG GTACCTGTTTGGGGAACTGGTGCAGGGAACGGCCTACGTGGTGTTTGGAGTGAAGAGCAACAACCAGATGAAAAGACTGCCGTCAGTGAAGCAGGTGTCAAAT TTGGACGGGGGAGTTGTCAGGTTGACCATGGAGGAGCTGCGGAGAGCGTATCCTGAGTCTAAGTCTCTGGTCGGCAGCTCTGTGTACGTCAAGGCCTCGGTGCTCACCAAGTCAG GCAGCGACCTGGTTGAAGCTGAAAGGACTGGGATTAAAATAGTGGATTCTCCATTTGTGTTGCAACTGAAAGACTTTCCGCAGTACTTTAAACCCGGCCTGCCCTTCGACCTAACG GTCCAGGTGAGCCACCACGACGGATCCCCGAGCCGCAACGTCCCGGTCAAACTCAACCTGCTGGATGAGACCGTGACGgtcagcagcggcagcaccagAGTCACCATCAACATGCCGAGCGAACAAGGCCCACAAACCATCACC GCTGAGACCGCACAGGCCGCCTTGAGGCCGGATCAACAAGCCAGGACCCACATCCGCGTTGAGGCGTACACCCCCCACAGCCAGGTCCAGCAGAACTACCTGTACATCTCAGCAGGGACCAACAGCGCGTCTGTGGGGGACAGACTGTCCCTCAAGCTGATCATCACCACCGCCGACAAGACGCACAGAGACTTAATCCAACAAGTCACCTACCTG GTGCTCAGTAAAGGCAGGATCCTGTCCGCTGAGCGTGTGGATGTGAGCAATCAGCTCATCACCACCGTCGGGCTGACCGTCACCGCCGACATGCTGCCGTCATTCCGCTTCGTGGCCTTTTACAGCATTCCCTGGAGCgcgcaggaggaggtggtgtcCGACTCCATCTGGATAGACGTAGTGGACTCCTGCGTCGGAGGG CTGAGAGTCGGCCCTGTGGGCGGCGTAGCGCGAGACTACCTCCCTGGGAGGAGCTTCGGCTTCAACATCAAAGGAGACCCTGGAGCCAAGGTCAGCCTGGTGACGGTGGACAACGCTGTGTACCTGCTCAACAAGGACAGACTCACACAGAGGAAG ATATGGGAAACGGTGGAGAACGGAGACATGGGCTGCTCTCACGGTGGAGGCAGAGACGCTAAGGGGGTGTTCACTGACGCCGGACTCTTCTTTTTCTCCAGCACCGGAGTGAAAACCGAGATAAGACAAA CTCTGCGCTGCCCGGGCGGCGCCAGGAGGAGGCGCTCCGCTGACCTGCTGCGACGTAAAGCCCAGCTGG AGAGTCTGTacaaggagaagctggagaaccgCTGCTGTAAGGACGCTCTGAGGGAGGTCCCCATGCCGTACTCCTGCACGCGCCGCTCCCTCTACATCACCGAGGGCTGGGAGTGCATGCGGGCTTTCCGCTACTGCTGCTCCACGTACAGGGACCAGGTGTTTGACACCGACCAACCCACGACTCCTccacccaccaccacagctCCACCCATCGTCAGCCGCCACTTTGGAAGGTTCATTGAAAGAATAG ATGGGCCCTTATTTGAAGTGCCTCGATTATCTCCGCGGGTCCTGCTACGAAGCCAACCTGCACTAAATGCTGTTGTACAGGggattccagcagcagcagcagcaggggcggCCATAGCAGGTgcagacgtggaggaggaggaggagtttgaAGACCTGGAGTACATGGATGTGAATGACGTGTATCTGCGTACCAAGTTCTATGAGTCCTGGCTGTGGATGGATGTTAAGCTGCCCAGCAGCACAGGCGCAGACGG GTTGGCATCAAAGAATGTGGACAGCGCTTTACCTGACAGCATCACAGAGTGGGGACTTCTGGCCGTCAGTGCTTCACCACAAacgg GTTTCTGCGTCGCGGAGCCGTACAACTTCAGAGCATGGAAGGAATTCTTTGTGGACCTGAAGCTGCCGTATTCAGTGGCCAAGAACGAACAGGTGGAGATTAAAGCCGTGATCCATAACTACGCCGAAGCCGAGCTCCAG GTGAGGGTGATCCTGATGAAGACAAAAGACATGTGCAGCGTCGCCTTcaaggacgcacacacacagcagctcaaagtGCCCGCCGGCTCCTCGGTCACGGTGCCCTACACCATCGTTCCACTGGTGGTGGGGAAGCTTCCCATAGAGGTGATGGTGGCGGCTGGAGACATGATGGGAGGAGACCGCATCCAGAAGTCTCTGCACGTGGTG ATGGACGGCGTGCAGAAAAGTGACGTCTGGAGTGTGATGCTGAACCCGTCGGCTGAAGGAG GGAAGCAGGTCGTTCGTCGAGTCAAAGTTGAACTGGAGTCAGTTGTGCCAAACTCTGTGCCGGAGACCTTCATCAATGTCAGAG gcAACGTGCTGGCAGACAGCATCGATAACTCCATCAGTCAGGACTCTCTGGCGTCTCTGATCCAGATGCCCGGTGGGTGTGTGGAGCAGAACCTGGCCAGCATCACGCTGCCGCTCATCGCCACCCTGTACCTGGACCGAACCAACGACTGGGAGACTGTGGGGGTGCAGAGAAAGGCTGAGGCTGTCAGTTACATCACCAGAG GATACAAGAACCAGCTGGCATACAAGAGGAAGGACGGCTCTTACCCACCGTACAGGAGCGAAGGTGCAAGTACATG GATCACGGCGTACGTGGTGAAGGTGTTCTCCATGGCCTACTCCATCATCGGGGTGGACGAGCAGCACGTGTGTGACCCTCTGCTCTACCTGGTCAACAACAAGCATCGGCTGCCGCAGGGAAGCTTCGTAGAGGACAACCCGGTTTACTCCACCACCATGACT GGTGGTCTCCGTGGCGACGATTCTGAGACGACCCTGACAGCCTTCGTCCTCATAGCGCTTGCAGAAGCCAAGCAGGCAGGAAtccgctgctctgctcaggctgcagccgagcAGGTGAAG TCGGCCACGGATAAGACGGCTGAATACCTGAGGGCAGCGCTGAAGACGGCCGGGAGGAGGCCGTACACGGTGGCCATCGCCTCCTACGCGCTGGCTCTGCTGGACAAGGACCAACCCTTCGACCCAACACAGGCTCTACTCAGAGCCGCAGCTCCAG ATCGCAGCCACTGGCCCGACAGACACAACCGCCTGTTCACCCTGGAGGCGACCGGCTACGCTCTGCTCGCGCTGGTCAAGCTGGGACGACTGGAGGAAGCCGCTGCTCCCTTCAAGTGGCTCAACAGccagcgaggacgaggaggcggctTCGGCTCCACGCAG TCCACGATGGTGGTGCTCCACGCGCTGTCTGAGTACCTGATCAGAAGGCCTCCTCCTGGGGACCTCAGTCTGGACGTGGATGTGCGCTTAACGGGACGCAAGGAAATCCGCTACGCGTTCAACCCCACCAGCGCCTACGCCGTCCGCTCGTCCAGG TTGCCGGCTAATTCTGATTTGGAGGTGGAGGCTCGAGGGAACGGAGAGGGAATCTTGGAG GTTGTGACTTACTACAACCAAGTGCATGAAGCCGATGAGAAGAAACCCTGCAGCGACTTTGAGCTCAGCGTGGCCATTGAAGAGTCCAGCG agaagcctcctgctgaggtggAGAAGTCCTACCAGCTCACCATCAAAGTCAG AACTCTAGGACCCAGAGACGTGAGGATGGTGGTTCTGGACATCAGTCTTCCAACAGGCTTCACTCCAGAAACCTCAGACCTGGAGAAG TTGTCCAACTCAGTGGATCGTTACATCAACAACTTCCAGGTTGTGGATAACCTGAGTGAGAGAGGCTCCCTGATCATCCACCTGTTCAAG GTTTCACACAAAGAGTCTGAGATCCTGATGTTCAGGCTTCAGCAGAATTTCAAAGTGGGGCTCCTCCAGCCGTCCTCAGTTACCGTCTACGAGTATTACAACCCAG ATCACCGCTGCTCTCGGACCTACTCCCCTAAGGAGGACAAGGAGGCGCTCACTCAGATCTGCAAGGACAGCGTGTGCCGCTGCACACAGG GCGACTGCTGCATCTCTAAAGCCGACAGTGAACAGTTCCTGAACAAAGAGAGGGAAGTGTTTGCCTGCAAGAGTTTGCATCACG TTTACCAGGTGAAGGTGTTGAGCGTCAGTGAGAGTTACTACGACAGATACGAGATGGAGATCACGCGAGTTATCAAGTTGG GTTTGGAGAGCAGTGTTGAAGTGGGACAAACGAGGTCTTTCTTGTCTCATGGTGGGTGCAGAGACGGGCTCAACCTGAAGCAGGGCTCCCAGTACCTCATCATGGGCCCCGAGGTCGACCAGTGGACCATCGACACTGAGACCAACAA ATACATCTACATGTTGGGAAAGGACACCTGGGTGGAGCTCTGGCCTTCAGCGGAGGAGGCCGCCAGCAGTGCAGCTCTGCAAGCGAAGAGCAGGAGCCTCAGCGAGGCTGCACACGAACTGTCTGTTTACTCCTGCAGGCTGTAG
- the yju2b gene encoding probable splicing factor YJU2B, with the protein MGERKGTNKYYPPDFDPAKHGSLNGYHKTHALRERARKLSQGILIIRFEMPYNIWCDGCNNHIGMGVRYNAEKKKVGNYYTTPIYRFRMKCHLCINYIEMQTDPATCDYVIVSGASRKEERWDMAENEQILTTERSEKEKLETDAMYKLDHGGKDKAKLSKALPSLSEIQDYQSGWKDDFQLNSALRRKFRTEKKVIVEQEEKDNAVKMRTNLSIPLLPEKEEDKKLAALLTFQAPDSYDDKQQSKRKEISSRSWFNSTSGTPGGAAGSLLHKLGLQGKEAAVAKALGSSHSPLIRKRTGGPGNTSEPCATVTSTKSKPEIQRCDSAVTQTEERLNTVITPTQGDQEGAHTNDTVEITEELNKGRVKMEKNEEQNRSRVPSLVADYSDSDSEPGQ; encoded by the exons ATG GGTGAAAGGAAAGGAACAAACAAATACTATCCTCCGGATTTTGATCCGGCCAAG catGGATCCCTTAATGGCTATCATAAAACTCATGCACTGCGTGAGAGGGCCAGGAAACTGTCTCAGGGCATCCTCATCATCAG GTTTGAGATGCCCTACAACATCTGGTGTGATGGCTGCAACAATCACATTGGCATGG GTGTCCGTTACAATGCTGAGAAGAAGAAAGTGGGCAATTATTACACCACACCGATCTACAG ATTTAGGATGAAGTGCCACCTCTGTATCAACTACATTGAAATGCAGACAGATCCTGCGACCTGCGATTATGTGATAGTGAGTGGAGCAAGCAGGAAGGAAGAGCGCTGGGACATGGCTGAAAATGAACAGATCCTTACCACAG agaggtcagagaaagaaaagctggaGACAGATGCAATGTATAAGCTGGATCATGGTGGGAAAGACAAAGCAAAGCTGTCAAAAGCTCTGCCGTCTCTGTCAGAGATCCAGGACTACCAGTCTGGGTGGAAGGATGATTTCCAGCTCAACAGCGCCCTGCGGAGGAAGTTCAGA acagagaagaaggtTATAGTGGAACAAGAAGAGAAGGACAACGCAGTGAAGATGAGGACCAACCTGTCCATCCCACTTCTgccagagaaagaggaggacaagaagcTGGCAGCACTTCTGACCTTCCAAGCTCCTGACT CCTATGACGACAAGCAGCAGAGCAAAAGGAAGGAGATCTCCTCTCGTTCGTGGTTTAATTCCACTTCAGGAACACCAGGGGGTGCTGCTGGCAGTCTGCTTCATAAGCTGGGTCTGCAGGGGAAGGAAGCGGCAGTAGCCAAAGCCCTTGGCTCCTCTCACAGCCCACTGATCCGCAAACGCACCGGAGGACCGGGGAACACGAGCGAACCCTGTGCCACCgtcacaagcacaaagtcaaaGCCTGAAATCCAAAGATGTGATTCAGCAGTTACCCAGACAGAAGAAAGATTAAATACTGTTATTACACCAACACAAGGGGACCAGGAAGGAGCACATACTAATGACACTGTTGAAATCACAGAGGAATTGAATAAAGGACGGGTAAAGATGGAGAAGAATGAGGAGCAGAACAGAAGTAGGGTCCCATCTCTGGTGGCCGACTACAGTGACTCCGATTCAGAGCCGGGGCAGTGA
- the LOC114861409 gene encoding transcription factor IIIA-like, translating to MEREKEPNNRYFCSFGGCSAAYNKQWKLDAHLCKHTGVKPYTCEHEGCGKSFCDPYHLARHELTHNGEKPFGCTVEGCAEAFTTNSNRARHMSRVHAQEHKKYVCTFEGCGLEFKKNKQRKSHMCEEHSHLPPYRCSHEGCQMRFAFPSMLRRHEKVHRGYPCTEDACSFTGKTWTQYQRHRKEQHRLTLRCDKCSRVFRDSWFLQQHQHVHCDTRVVYKCPEEDCERTYTTTFNLQSHIRSFHEELKPFACTHPGCEKTFAMKQSLRRHSVAHDPERKKQRKPNHKRSLCSRLSGYNERKTLICKKPKNCEAELDQQTAPRGSVELVSLLQDTSLLCGPAVDAHGLTNALTAPLTV from the coding sequence ATGGAGCGGGAAAAGGAGCCAAATAACCGGTACTTCTGTTCATTCGGCGGCTGCTCGGCAGCTTATAACAAACAGTGGAAGCTGGACGCgcatctgtgcaaacacaccGGAGTGAAGCCATACACGTGCGAACACGAGGGCTGCGGTAAGTCGTTCTGTGACCCGTATCACCTAGCAAGACACGAGCTCACTCACAACGGCGAGAAGCCCTTTGGATGCACCGTGGAAGGCTGCGCGGAGGCCTTCACAACCAACTCGAACCGGGCCCGACACATGAGCCGCGTCCACGCTCAGGAGCACAAGAAGTATGTTTGCACGTTTGAGGGTTGTGGGCTTGAATTCAAAAAGAACAAGCAGCGTAAGTCCCACATGTGCGAGGAGCACAGCCACCTGCCTCCCTACAGGTGCTCTCACGAAGGCTGCCAGATGCGCTTCGCCTTTCCCAGCATGCTGAGGCGCCATGAGAAGGTGCACAGAGGGTACCCCTGCACCGAAGACGCCTGCAGCTTCACCGGCAAGACCTGGACCCAGTACCAGCGGCACCGGAAGGAGCAGCACCGGCTCACATTGCGCTGTGATAAGTGCAGCAGAGTGTTCAGGGActcctggttcctgcagcagcatcagcacgtCCACTGCGACACGCGTGTGGTCTACAAGTGTCCCGAGGAAGACTGTGAGCGGACGTACACCACGACCTTCAACCTGCAGAGTCACATCCGCTCCTTTCACGAAGAGCTCAAGCCTTTCGCCTGCACCCACCCAGGCTGCGAGAAGACCTTTGCTATGAAGCAGAGCCTGCGGCGCCACAGCGTTGCCCACGACCCGGagagaaagaagcagaggaagccgAACCACAAAAGATCTCTGTGTTCCAGGTTGAGCGGCTACAATGAGAGAAAGACATTAATCTGCAAAAAGCCAAAGAATTGTGAAGCCGAGCTGGACCAGCAGACTGCTCCACGTGGTTCTGTTGAACTGGTGTCGCTCCTGCAGGACACGTCACTGCTGTGTGGACCTGCTGTGGACGCGCATGGACTTACTAATGCCTTGACTGCACCTCTGACTGTGTAG
- the wdr83 gene encoding WD repeat domain-containing protein 83, with protein MAFPQPRPQAPQLPQHLLRTIDCQQGAVRAVRFNVDGNYLLSCGSDKSLKLWSVSQGTLLKTYSGHGYEVLDADGSYDNSQICSCSSDKTVILWDVATGQVNRKLRGHAGKVNCVQFNEEATVILSGSLDGTVRCWDTRSKRYEPIQILDEARDSVSSLKVAQHELLTGSVDGRVRRYDLRMGQLHVDFISSPITCVCFSQDGQCTLSSSLDSAVRLLDKSTGEMLGEYTGHKMKGYKLDCCLSSKDTHVLSCSEDGHVYCWDLVEGSLSLKLPVGKAVVQSLSFHPLETLLLTAMERHVQVWGAEPEETEDCAMAT; from the exons ATGGCCTTTCCTCAGCCCAGACCACAGGCTCCTCAGCTTCCCCAGCATCTGCTTAGGACCATAGACTGCCAGCAAGGAGCCGTCAGGGCTGTTCGCTTTAATG TTGATGGCAACTACCTGTTGTCCTGTGGCAGTGATAAATCTCTGAAGCTGTGGAGTGTGAGCCAAGGGACCCTGCTGAAAACATACAGTGGCCATGGATATGAGGTCCTGGATGCAGATGG TTCCTATGACAACAGCCAGAtttgttcctgcagctctgacaagACAGTGATTCTGTGGGACGTCGCTACAGGCCAAGTCAACCGCAAACTAAGAGGACACGCTGGG AAAGTCAACTGTGTCCAGTTCAACGAGGAAGCAACTGTCATCCTATCTG GATCACTGGACGGGACAGTTCGGTGCTGGGATACCAGGTCTAAAAGATATGAACCCATCCAGATTCTTGATGAGGCTCGGGACAGTGTCAGTAGCCTGAAGGTGGCACAGCATGAGCTGCTTACTGG GTCAGTGGATGGCAGAGTGAGACGCTATGACCTAAGAATGGGACAGCTACACGTTGACTTCATCAGTA GTCCcattacatgtgtgtgtttcagtcaagACGGTCAGTGCACTCTGAGCTCCAGTCTGGATTCAGCAGTGAGACTGCTGGATAAAAGCACTGGGGAAATGCTGGGAGA gTATACGGGACATAAGATGAAAGGTTATAAGCTGGATTGCTGCCTGTCCAGTAAAGACACCCATGTGCTGAGCTGCTCAGAGGATGGACATGTTTACTGCTGGGACCTTGTGGAG GGGTCCTTGTCATTGAAGCTACCAGTGGGAAAAGCTGTTGTCCAGTCGTTGTCCTTTCACCCTTTAGAGaccctcctcctcacagccaTGGAAAGACATGTCCAGGTGTGGGGGGCCGAgccggaggagacggaggactGTGCAATGGCCACATAG
- the wdr83os gene encoding protein Asterix has protein sequence MSSNNMADPRRQNKILRYKPPSTETNPTLEDPTPDYMNLLGMIFSMCGLMLKLKWCAWIAVYCSFISFANSRSSEDTKQMMSSFMLSISAVVMSYLQNPQPMSPPW, from the exons ATGTCCTCCAACAATATGGCAGACCCGCgaagacaaaataaaatccTAAG ATACAAACCTCCCAGCACAGAGACCAACCCCACACTGGAAGATCCCACGCCTGACTACATGAACCTGCTCGGCATGATCTTTAGCATGTGTGGACTGATGCTCAAG ttGAAGTGGTGTGCCTGGATTGCCGTATACTGCTCCTTCATCAGCTTCGCTAACTCCAGAAGCTCAGAGGACACCAAACAGATGATGAGTAGCTTTAT GCTGTCCATCTCAGCCGTGGTGATGTCCTACCTCCAGAACCCACAGCCGATGTCTCCCCCCTGGTGA